tccccaggttgggaagatcccctggaggagggcatgacaacacactccagtaagcttgcctggagaatccccatggaaggaggagcctggctggctatagtccatgggggtcataaagagtcagacatgactgagcagctaagcacccATGTAGATATATATTAAGTGCCATCTTTCAAAACATTTGAAACCTAAAGTTATGAATCATTTCTTGGAGACttaaatcttttgtttttgtgtattattttgcAGAAGCAAAGCATGGACATGTTTTAAATTCCATAGTCCAGAAGATCTTATTAGGAAAGTCAGTAATTCTTCTCCCTATTTGTCATTACTCTGGTCCTGCCCCAAGGGCAAACTAattattattctgttttttctacttttattagcTTTCTGCGTAAAAGTTGGGAGAAGTATTTTTTACATTTCTAGCCCAGGATGAATCTTGAAATCTAGCAAAATCaaggtttgaaatatttttctaattgacCATTAGGAGAGTTCCattctgttttattattgttgtttttgttgaggGCTTATGAGGCTTATTGGATGTTACAAGAAATAAGGGTGTAAAATAGGATGGATCCTATCTCTTTCAAAGGCAAATTATCTccagataataataatatgaatagTTAGAATATGGCTTGGGGGGGGAAATGCACAATACCCTCCCATACAGAGAATGTGTCATCTTCAGGAGTTTCCCAATTTTCAATAAGGATTCAAGAAATTGATGAAAAGTGCTGACTCAAGTGGCAAATGAGTATCACGACCATTGCATCCTCTCTACTCACAGCACACTCTTTCCCACAAGTTGTACTCAGTCTTGCCCCTCCGACCTCTTTTTATCTTCCTCCAATCCCCACTGCATCATTACCTTATTCTCCTATTCCTCTGGTCAGGAGAGAGTGGAGTCATGGGATTATTCTCTTATTATAAGAAAAAGTAACTTTAGACCATGAGGTTGAATGACCGATTGTGACATCACTTTATTAAAATGCTAGGCACCAAGAATTGCAAAAgtaaatatacaatttttttttggtcactggaGGCACAGGGGCTGGGAGCCATATTATGTGTTTGACTGTTTCCAACTGCAGCTTTTCTGAACTCCATACCACCTTTTTCCTGGCTCAGAGGCTCAACTAACAcctgcttgtgggaaggtggctCTTCTCTTTCCTACGGTTTGTTAAGTGTCTGGTAGTTCTGGTGCTATTCTGCTTCTGTTGTTAAGTCTGCCTTAAGATCTGACCAAGATAATTCATATTTCATAGAACTGCACTGAAGGCAACGTCTCAAGGTGTGAAATTTGagacaagaaaagaagaaaagctggaTAGTAATCCACTCTACCTAGTTTACCCAGAAAGCTCAAAGAATGTTGCTGTGCCCATACATATTTTAGATTCATATCCATTGTTTATATGCTAGTATGtgcatacatacaaacacacacataccatctCTTTTTAATCATCCTCTAGAGTGTagggaaaaggaaattttttaaaaatgaaactattgTATTTGTAAGAAACAGCTTATTTAACTGTTTTCATAGCAAGAATTCAAATCTCATCTGATTAAAAATGGAACCTCTTATATTGTAATAAATCATGGACATTTCTCTGCCTCAAGAAGAGAGTGAAATGTATTCATCTCTATTTTATCTTCTTGTAATAAGGATTATAGAAATACATTTGAAACCACTTATACTGTTGTTGATAAAAATTTGTGTCTCTACTTAATAAaggttaagaaaaattattttttaaatgtcccaaTCCTATTGCATTTTGTTAATCTTAATTTGAGCCTCCTGTTTTGAAGACACGGTTCACACAATGATTGCTTCtcaatttttctcaaaataaaattaatttatcttcTGGTCACTTTAATTCAGcacttttcccatttctttggTGTTTTTATGTTTATCCTTCTTCAGTAAAGGAGTCCTTcacttctccttttcttccctgaTCAATCCAGTAAAAACTTTCCCAAAGTATCATGTCATACACTGTAAAACTCACTTTTATAATATTGTTACATATGTATCTTTAGAAACCTGGATCACTATTCTTTTAGTGTATATTTCAAGCACTGATAACACAGTTGGTGAGTATGTGATTTGACTTCACCATTTCACCATACAATGTGCCAGTGAAAAGATTTTATTAGTTCAgaatccttcttttcttttcccagggAATTCTTCCTCtgccttaaaaagaaaataatttgcaaCTTGATGCTAGCAATTTTCTTTCCACTCAGAGAATGCACCCATTTTCCAAGTGGTGAGATCAAAACAAATTTCTTATTTGGGACCCTTGAAGTATATACCATTACTATATTCTGGAAGATTGATAGGCAAGGAAAAGACTTCATAATTAAGTGGACATTCATTAATTTTCTCCAACTCTCGGTTCAGGTTTGAATGGTCTTTTAGTTACTGGAGTCAACATGGGCATTGGTCAAGGGCATGAGTAAACTACAGAGGAGAAAAGTCGTTCCTACGGTGAATACTTGGGGAGAGGAGATTCTGCTGAGAGCCCTGCATTTTCTGGAAGGAGAAACAAACACGTAAGTGAAGCTGACATCTCAGTGGAGCTTCAGTCTGGGTTCTCTCTGCATCAGACCCCTCCTGATAAAGTTTGAGTGAAAAGCATATTTGGAATGTGTGTGGATAAAGGAGGGAGTGTTAATACAGGAAAGAGAATGTAGAACACAATAAAAGTCATTCTCTTAATCCAGATACTAAAGGAGGAGACTGGAGGCTAACGCTATTGAGTGAACCTGGTGAAAGGGGAAAAAGATAATGCTCAAAACTGCCTCATATTCAGGTCATGGTTGCTGGATTAGAGCAAATACTGAGTGAGACTCGTTGGTTAGGGCCATCCCTGTGAGAATTCCTCAGCACTTCTGGACTGTCAGGTGAGAGCAGCAGAACTTTCAGCAGTTCTAGGAGGGAAAATTTGCACTTGCTGATTTGCCGTAGTTTACAAATATTccgagggatgtgggaggggagaAGTGACGACATTTGCTTCAAGTGGAGATGTACGGTAGGGAAACTGGTACAAAAACAGTTCAACTGCCCTTGTGCAAAAGGGGATCAATCAACCAGTGCTGACAGCACAGAGAGAATTAGaggattttatatgtatataaaatctacacatatatgcatatacagtCCTCTTTAATCAcctgacttctctggtggctcagcagtaaagaatccttctaCAGTGTAGCAGATgctggagacatgagttcagtccctgggtcaggaagatcccctggaggaggaagtggcaacccactccaggattcttgcctagagaatttcagggcagaggagtctggcgagttacagtccatggaatcgcaaagggTTAGatacgaatgagcaactgagcccacatacGTATgtaaaacatacacatacatgtatacacatgtacatatgtcTACCTATCGGTACCTACCTTCTACTCTATCcacctatctgtctatctatctatatcttttGTGTGTATATTCATGAGTACATTCAGATATCTTATTTGTGACTTGACATTTACATTGTTACAATCCAATCTTTGATGTATTTTTATCACCGAGTTAGAGAACTaaatgagggagagagaaagagcaagggaagaagaaggagaagaagggagaagTCCCTCTGATTCTACTACTTTTATTTTGCCTTCCGTACTTGGGTTAATAAGGCAAGAACGAGAAGCACCGCATGAAAGCTGGAAAGTTCCAACCACTCTgtactaaagaaaataaatgaaaattaacaaaacatatagacacagagagagaggctTAATTTGAAATGTATCTCATGTGTGCTCTAGAGATAGACTACCAGGGTTTCAAACATGTGACCTAGCTTTACTATACCTTACttttctcattggtaaaataagcatatttatttatatttattgtgaaGCCACATTCAGGGAAAAGTAAGCTAATATATGCTATGTGCTTCATGTTCGACATGAggtaaataataaacatttttcactattaaaaacGGAAACTTCtgtgcaaaatattttttgtacTAAGTACATTTTCCTTTGGTTTGCCCATATATTCCATTTTCCAAGTAACTTTTTAGATGACTTTGAtgtttgaacattaaaaaaaaaaaaaactttcctctcACCTTATTTTGTAATAGTCAAATGGTCTGCATTATGAGGTTCAGTGAGAATTTCCTGTATTGCGGTTCCAGAAGCATTTTAGAAGATAGTGATTTTACTGTTTCTTGTTCATACTGCACATCCTTGTCTCATCAGCAGAAGATACAAGCACATTTTGATtcacagttttccttttttaaaatttcttcacaACTTTTGGGTTTTTGGTAGCCTTCAGCTTAGCTCCATGGACTAACCTCGCTATCCTTGAACAAGCATCCACAGTGCCTTATCTACGTCGACATTAGACAACATCTCACATGGCAGGTATGTGCAGCCCAAgttataaagtgaaaaaataaaaataaccaaaaacatATCTCCTGGGTATGGCTAATTTTGGGCAATatgttaagaaaaaatatatacagttttaGGTTTCTCATATATCAgcactttttaatttcatttttctgattcttCATTCTGTCACTTAGAGATGATTTTGTGAAGTTTTCTCAACAGATTTAAAGAGTGGATTTTGGCCAGGATAGCTCTAAATTCTGATTGAGATATAAATTTACCAGGAAAATTATCCTAGGTTTTCTAACCTACCTAATGGGAGTCATGTGCTCCACCTTGGGATGCTTATGTTGTTGTTACCAAAATAAGTTTGTTATCAATATATCAGGGttttcctgtggctcagacagtaaagagtctgcctacaatgaaggagacccatgttcagtccctgggttgggaagatcccctggagaagggaatggcaccccctccagtattcttccctgggtaattccatggactgaggaaacTAGTgaggcacagtccatggggtcacaaagagttgagtcCATAAAATGGAACTTACTGCTTGTTTATCTCTTTTTACTACAGATCTTTCAgcttcttttcaaattaaaaaataatggtaaATACATTGTACTGAGACAGAACTGATAAAGAAGAGAAGGTACTGATAATCTCAATGAAGAACAAAGTACATCATGTTGAAATGTTGGTATTGGGTAGAGTTCTCAATGCACTGTcttcattttcaaacattttactgGCAAAATGATTGGGTTATCAAACCAAAGAACTTTTTGGATTCTCTCACTGGTTTCTGCCTTTAAGAACTCCTGTATTTGATCTTTAAATCATTATCctatctttctttatagtttttcaGACCACTGCATGGAGGTTGATCTCTGGGGTCTTAGGAGTAATATGCCTTTTGTTGATGGCTGCTTTGGGAGTTCTGTTAAACAATTGTAAGTTTTTCTAGTCAAGTCTATATAAAAAGATTAAGATTGTGATGAAACTATCTTAtgataaaattttgatttttctaaTATGGAGTATTTTGTTATTTCATAAAACAGTGTCTGATAAAGTAAATTTCTAATCATTTCTTACAGCACTTACTAAACAAAGTGTTCAGCCTGGACCCTCCACAGATCTTCAGGAAGGTAGGGTTCCTACTTTGGAAATCTTTCTTgttgataaagaataaaataagcagTTTCATGTTTTTCTCACACAGAAGCTTGATGGAATATTATAATCATAAAAACTTTCCTGCTAGTTGTAGGATAGTCTTCTTTCATTGTTCACGTAAGAATTGATTAGATTTTGtcaaatacatattatttatatatttaaatgataagGAAAATATTaccctgaaaaaaaattttccaatgTAAGTGTTCATGTTTAAgtagcaaataaaaaatacattatatttttatatttatattatatatatatacattatatttacaTTAAAGTAAATATTATAGCCAATCCTAATTACCTGATTGTGTTTGTTTATAACCCatacatttatatctttttacATTTACCTCTGCTTCTTCTATAACTCAGAAAGCAGCATGGAGATTTTTGCAGTTCTAAACCCTACTTAACACTTAACCTGTGAAAATCAGCTCAAACATctagctgttgttttttttttttttcctcgaacaCTCTCCAAGTTGTTTTACTATCTTCTTTGTTCATATAGCGCTtcattcatatcttttttttttcctgagcatttTCCCGGCTTTATTAAGATACAATTGACAAATtatattgtgtaagtttaatgTTTGCAGTGTGTTGATTTGATATacttattattataatattattaccACTGTAGCACTAACTAATACCTCcatcattttgtttctgtttgtggTAAAGACAAACAGTAGTTTAAGAACTACTCCTATAGCAACTCACAAGTATTTATACTACAATACTGTTAGCTCTAGTTATAATGGTGCACAGTAGATTCCCAGAATGAATTCATCTTCTAACTGAaagcttatatttaaaaaaaaagaaaattgttttggCCTTGTCTCACAGCTTTTTGGATTTTCGTTACTCTAACACAAATTGGACCCAGGTACTCAGCAGTGAGGGCattgagttttaaccactggaccaccaggaaattcccatgtaccttttgaccaacatctccctaCTTTCCCCACATCTCAGCCCTTgttaaccaccattctactctacaccctcaaaattatttatttgacaaaGATCTGAATGCCTGCCATGTCATAGAACTTTTATCACTGAGGCTGGTTAATACTGAAGACATGATCACTAATATATTGGGTGGTCAGACTTCTAgctaatcattttatttatcatcattttgaaaataaaatatgccgAATTTTTCTCTCAGAAAATACGCTATAATTCATTCTTCCTTTTAATACTTCTTTCATCTAGTTAACTTTTAATTACATAGAAGAAATCAGCTTTGGACTACTGCCTTAAAAAGGGTTCTTCTAATCACCTCACATCCTACAATCTGCTATACTGTATTTGAACACAGTGAATTTCTTGTGTATACTTACCCAGATTAGCATTAAAAATAgttcataaaaaaaataaaaatagttcatAAAGACTAAAACGCATGCCATTCTCTATCTCTAGAATATAATCTCCATGAAGAAAAAGAGTCAGGTCTGGGTTGTTCAGATAAATATCTGCTGATGTGTAGTGTATGCAGTAAATTCTCAAAGAAGATTTGTAGACACAGTTAATAAATAACAAGTACTTTTTGaatgagaaagtagcactgaaaAGAAACTGGATCTCCAATGTCATCaagtcatgttttattttttctcttaggaTCTGGCTGCTATTCTTGCCAAGAAAAGTGGATTGGCTACCAATGCAACTGTTATTTCGTTTCTAATGAATTAAAAACATGGAAAGACAGTAGGGATTTTTGTGTTTCTCATAATTCCAGTCTACTTCAGATACAAACCAGAAATGAACTGGTAagtatttaattcttattttctacattttatttgacccagaaaaatatattatctatACTTTGATTCAAGTCTTTAATCAGATAGCATATGGATGATTATATTTGAACTAATTTCCTATACTTTGAAACCATCATAAAATCGAGCTAAACTTTCTCTCAGGTTTACATTATAGGAGTGCTGACAGATAAAGTATAAGAAACTGTTTAGAGAgtattcaaagaagaaataataggtcattatttttattccaaCAACTTTTAACTTTTAGTTCTTTAAGTGAATTTATAACTGATTTTGTAATTATACAACATTTGCTATCATTTGGGTATAATGTGAAATGAATaggtaaaatattataaaataataacccAACTCTTAATAAAAAGTTCTTAGCTTCCTGGAGAAACTGCGGTAAAGATTTATCCCTCCAGATGCAGTCGATTTGGGATCAGATTTGGTTATTGATCCCATTTGAAGGAAGTGTTCCATGAAAACTCTCACACCCTTTATGACATCTTTCATTCCTTCAAGAAGTGagatttttgtgggttttttttttttttttttttttgcctccataAATGAATGGGTTTGGTGAATGAGAAATAGTAGGCATGTGACTGACTCTTTTTCCCAAATTAGAAGTTAAAAATGATTTTAGTGTGTATAgttgaaaaactgatgctggaCACTGGCCCCTTTAAATGTACTTGATTCCTAGAGTAGATTATAAATAGATTAATATGTTGTCTCTGTTTCCATGCAGGATTTCATGAAGTTCAGTACCAGTTTTTACTGGATTGGGCTTTCTTCCGGTGAAGAACATGATGCCTGGTTGTGGGAGAACAAATCTACTCTCTCCCAAGATCTGTAAGTTTGTGGTACCAAAAcccttttttctgttctttttgagtTTATCCTTGGATCTGATCAGAGAATTTAATATCCAGGACCATTATAACTAAGATATCCTATTTTGGGCATGAAACTATAAAAAAGAGAATAGATAcaacataataaaatttttaaccaCATGCACAACATCCAAGTGTTTGCTCAAGAGCTTTCGACATATGATTTTGTTTCCTGCCTTGGTACAAGCGCTtggatatgtatgcatatgtacagATTCTCACATGTATGAAAGCAGTCCAGAGAAAACAGTATgtccattatttttcttattctggtGGAGACCGATATTCTCAGCATTGGCCGATGTTTCAAATATTCTGGGTTTATTTCCAGTATATTTGTAAGCTTCAAAtctcattttcattcttaaatatgAGATTTAACAGCATCATACATTGAGAAATTTTATAATCTGATTTCTTCCTGGACTAGACTtagttaatacatttttaaacaacATAGAAGCAAAGAATTTTAAACAACATAACACATAtcaaaatcattaaaaacaacaacaaaaccaaaaaatctcCAACCTCAATGCTATTGATTATTGAGCATACTGTGTTTTGGTAACATTGTACTctgaaattgtgaaaaatgaCTTGAATGAAGAAGATAATGACTCAAGATGTAATATCTCATTCAAATGCTTCTAAATGTTCCCTAATTCTATCATTTAGTAAGAACCACATCtttgaatgttttcatttcttgttcttgtatattaaaattttcttcttcattgcagACTTCCTTTCCCTAAATATGTAAATCCAAAGAACTGCATGACGTATAGGCCAGGAGGAATGATTTTGGATGGACACTGTGGAAAGAAGTTTCGTTATATCTGTAAACAACAGCTTATTTAGATGTTTCTTGGGGCAGAAGTGTTGTGCAATGGAGATTCAGTATTACTTAGAATGGTTACAGATTGTATTACTTACCTCTGGGATCTTTAAAATGTTCCAAATTGTGTTTTATcaatcatataattttcatgtatttgaaaatatatatttaaattttttatctctATGCAATTGGTatataacattatgttagttttaggtatacaacataacAATAACTAAGATAGTATGCCTAATTCATCAACATATATagttacaattttaaaattttgctatgtgttttaaaattgatGAAACTTGTGTACCTACACCTGAAATTATAGAGTCAAGATAAATAATTTAATGAATGTTCAATGTATATGGTATGGATTCAACAATTTATGCATCTATTTTTGGAACTTCTCTCTGCTGAAAttgaaataaaacttaattcagGCCAAACAATATATATTAACATCATATTAGTTCTTTGTATGGTGTGCTAAATTGAAAAGTCCCATCCTcatattttttcctctgaaagtaaaaataattttagtgttGGTTTTAAGTTTTTGGTGGATATCTATTCATCTATACGTTCTTATTTAGACCTGAAAGTGGCATATAATAATTTCTTCATATGTGTCATAAGGGTTAAGTAacacatttgtgtgtcttctccTGATGTTACCAAGTACTGCAGAGCAATTGGAAAGTTATACCCAAGTATGTGATCTTACAAGATTGCCTTCACATTTTCCCAGGGGGAGGGGAACCTGAGCTCTGATCACATGAATATAcagtcttttttttgttgttgttttttcaagtATCTTTCTTGCCTTATGCTTATCTGACAGTAAAAAAAGCCACTCTTACATGTGCATTTAAGATTTCAATTTCTAATCAGTCCCCCAAATCTTTTCCTAAATGGCATGTGATAAAATATTGGACATTTAGTATTTAGGAGGACAGGGAGCAGGCTTTTTTAATGAGGGGTTTCTGAGTGGGTCAGTGAAGGGAAGGGCACACAATGAGTTGTGATGTTTGTGACCTGAATAGATTTTTTCCGACTCAGAAATATCAAAACCCAATTCCCTCTTTTAGAAAATAACTGTTGAACATATATCTAAAGAAATTTTTACTGACATCTCTATTTGTTCTCTTCTTTTGTATTTCAATTAAATGATTATAATTAAGAGCTCAAGGATgattttcaaaatacaaagagTCAGGAAGAGATAAGAACCTCTCATGTTTTACTTCTCAAAATTCAAATATAATAGTAATACAACTTGAACTCTTCATTCTTATATGAAGATTGACTTAGGAAAAATGCACTTATATTATTCTATGAAAAACACAGGATGGCTGTAACATCTTTCACATATTTAACTTGGACATGCATTGCACTttctacatatttaaaatgttttgcctTTGCTGTCTGTATCATTTTTGTAACACTAtagttttaaaattgcatttataaAGAGCAGTATAGACAAGCTTATTAAGAAAACAGTTTTCTGTTCCAATTGTCCAATCAATCTGTCCTCTTCCCACACAAAAAAATTTCCTCTGagtattttgcttgtttgttttttctacaGAGAAAAAATGTAGGAAATATATTTCTACATAGGATATGTATagatgtatgtttattttttatgcaggaaataagtgaaattatgaaaattctattttcataatttttgtcAAGGATGAATATCAACTGTGTTCTTGTAGCCACATTCAAGCATGGGTTGAAATTGCTATTCTAACATCATCACTCTatgaattttacacagtttaatctttttttttttttactgagaattcatgaatatttattacaATATCACAAGagcaatgaggaaacagaaggtgTTAAATGTTACAGATTATATCTAATTTCAGAGAATAATCTATTTGAAATTTGTCTTCACTGAGGAAGGAAAATTCCTGTTGCCTTCTAAAGACAGCTCAGAGGTTTTCTTCAGCTCCCATATCATACCCATATCATTAGCTCATATATCCCATATCATTTCAGGTCCCATATCATTTCAGGTCCCATATCATTTCAGGCTGGGAGCTGACTGAGgttcagataatgaactccttattgcaaaattcagacttaaattgaaaaaaagtagggaaaaccactaggccattcaggcatgacctaaatcaaatcccttacgattatacagtggaagcaggaaatagattcaaggaattagatctgatagacagaatgcctgaagacctatggacagaggtttatgatattgtacaggaagcagtgatcaagaccatccccaagaaaaataaatgcaaaaaagcaaaatggctgtctgagaaggccttacaaagagctgtggaaagaagaaaagctaaaggcaaaggagaaaagcaaagaaatacccatttgaatgcagagtttcaaagaatagcaaggagagataaga
This genomic stretch from Cervus elaphus chromosome 22, mCerEla1.1, whole genome shotgun sequence harbors:
- the LOC122680722 gene encoding natural killer cells antigen CD94-like isoform X2 yields the protein MAALTKQSVQPGPSTDLQEGSGCYSCQEKWIGYQCNCYFVSNELKTWKDSRDFCVSHNSSLLQIQTRNELDFMKFSTSFYWIGLSSGEEHDAWLWENKSTLSQDLLPFPKYVNPKNCMTYRPGGMILDGHCGKKFRYICKQQLI
- the LOC122680722 gene encoding natural killer cells antigen CD94-like isoform X1; the protein is MAVFQTTAWRLISGVLGVICLLLMAALGVLLNNSLTKQSVQPGPSTDLQEGSGCYSCQEKWIGYQCNCYFVSNELKTWKDSRDFCVSHNSSLLQIQTRNELDFMKFSTSFYWIGLSSGEEHDAWLWENKSTLSQDLLPFPKYVNPKNCMTYRPGGMILDGHCGKKFRYICKQQLI